Proteins encoded in a region of the Deltaproteobacteria bacterium genome:
- the trxA gene encoding thioredoxin, whose product MVEGVIVLSDDSFDAEIGSSELPFLVDFWAPWCAPCHIVSPAVEELAREYQGRIKAGKMNVDENPLTPGRFGIRSIPTLLLFRDGQVVDKIIGAVPKETLEDLIKRAL is encoded by the coding sequence ATGGTTGAAGGGGTAATCGTCTTATCCGATGATAGTTTCGATGCGGAGATCGGAAGCTCAGAGCTCCCCTTTTTGGTCGATTTTTGGGCACCCTGGTGCGCCCCCTGTCACATTGTCTCCCCTGCGGTAGAAGAGCTGGCCCGAGAGTACCAAGGAAGGATAAAGGCCGGGAAGATGAACGTAGACGAAAACCCCCTTACTCCGGGGAGGTTTGGTATTCGGAGCATCCCCACCTTGCTCCTGTTCAGGGATGGGCAGGTAGTCGATAAGATCATCGGGGCCGTCCCTAAAGAGACCCTTGAGGACCTCATCAAGAGGGCCCTTTGA
- a CDS encoding D-sedoheptulose 7-phosphate isomerase, with protein sequence MQEGLKVQERFFRENLDTIAETAHFITRTLRQGNKILIFGNGGSAADAQHIAAEFVNRYLLDRTPLPAIALTTDTSILTSISNDVDFSLVFARQIEALGRKDDIAWGISTSGRSPNVIEGLRKAKEMEMATIAFTGQDGGKALRIADYGLNVNSTSTPRIQETHIAVGHILCELVEGELFAPGGGGEKGI encoded by the coding sequence ATGCAGGAAGGCCTTAAGGTACAAGAGAGGTTTTTCCGGGAAAATCTAGATACCATAGCGGAGACAGCCCATTTCATAACAAGGACCCTCCGCCAGGGGAACAAGATCCTTATCTTTGGTAATGGTGGCAGCGCAGCAGATGCCCAACATATCGCTGCAGAATTCGTCAATCGTTATCTCTTAGACAGGACCCCCCTGCCAGCCATCGCCCTGACCACAGATACCTCTATTTTGACCAGCATCAGCAATGATGTTGATTTCTCCCTTGTATTCGCCCGTCAGATAGAGGCACTCGGGCGAAAGGACGATATCGCCTGGGGGATCAGCACCAGTGGAAGGTCACCCAATGTGATTGAGGGGTTGCGCAAGGCCAAGGAGATGGAGATGGCGACCATCGCCTTTACTGGGCAGGATGGGGGTAAGGCATTGAGGATAGCGGACTATGGATTAAACGTCAACTCCACCAGTACACCCCGAATTCAGGAGACCCATATAGCCGTTGGCCACATACTATGTGAACTAGTGGAAGGGGAGCTCTTCGCCCCAGGAGGAGGTGGTGAAAAGGGGATCTGA
- a CDS encoding lysophospholipid acyltransferase family protein, with translation MRGLWHRLVLRLGPCVAFSLIKFLQGTMRIEELNGELVRDLWTKGENIIIAFWHGRLLMMPLVYRGEGVKVMVSRHRDGELINRTIQLFGFETVRGSTTRGGLSGIRGLVRALKEGYDVAIAPDGPRGPRYQVQAGVIQLAKISGCPILPLAFSASSRKILRTWDRFLIPYPFSRGVFVWGEPIWVNPEAGEEEMEQKSLLLEGRLEEITELADCYFERVDSSPRKRQN, from the coding sequence ATGCGAGGGCTTTGGCATCGATTGGTGTTACGACTGGGGCCGTGCGTGGCCTTTTCTCTTATCAAGTTCCTCCAGGGGACCATGAGGATTGAGGAACTTAACGGAGAGCTTGTAAGGGACCTCTGGACAAAGGGGGAAAATATCATCATCGCCTTTTGGCACGGAAGGCTCTTGATGATGCCCCTGGTCTATCGAGGGGAGGGGGTGAAGGTCATGGTCAGCCGCCACCGGGATGGGGAGCTCATCAACAGGACGATCCAGCTCTTCGGTTTCGAGACAGTGAGGGGCTCCACCACCAGAGGGGGGCTCTCGGGGATAAGGGGGCTTGTTCGGGCCTTAAAGGAGGGTTATGATGTGGCCATTGCCCCCGATGGCCCCAGGGGGCCGCGCTACCAGGTACAGGCGGGGGTGATCCAGTTGGCGAAGATCAGCGGTTGTCCCATCCTCCCCTTGGCATTCAGCGCCTCTTCCAGGAAGATTTTGCGCACCTGGGACCGTTTTCTCATCCCCTACCCCTTTTCCCGCGGGGTCTTTGTCTGGGGTGAGCCCATCTGGGTCAATCCTGAAGCAGGTGAGGAGGAGATGGAGCAAAAGTCCCTTCTCCTGGAGGGGAGGCTGGAGGAGATCACCGAGTTGGCCGATTGCTATTTTGAGAGGGTGGATAGCTCCCCCAGAAAAAGGCAAAATTGA
- a CDS encoding response regulator: MHKRRPTILIVDDEEAMVFSIQDYLSSYADCLSATSYEEAISMLEKEKGISLIISDIRMPGRDGFDLLMWLRENRPKVKVVMTTAYGSPSVRALAKQKGAVMYLEKPLDLKQLMDMVREILERKGFSVAIKDMEFTDLVQFLSFAGKAVRVQVTNTLGEEGDIGLEGDDVLWVRTGSKEGEEAFFEIVSWEGGGFEVKPLGEEEIDGRELDLSLSYLLLEGARRKDEDSLSEVDVKEEREEPEDYKGGQVRANSVNAVLEEFKCEVPNFIAAEVVGIDDGIPIVAISSDPTFDPNIAAAYYAEVVKANEKALKALERGHKIEEVLLTTDEFYLLLRILPDNRFYLGLAIAKEGNLGMARMIMKKYEDRFIESLPAD; the protein is encoded by the coding sequence ATGCATAAGAGGCGGCCGACAATACTAATTGTAGATGACGAGGAGGCGATGGTCTTCAGCATCCAGGATTACCTGAGTTCATACGCCGATTGTCTGAGCGCCACCAGCTATGAAGAGGCCATCTCCATGCTGGAGAAGGAAAAGGGCATCTCTTTGATCATCTCCGACATCAGGATGCCGGGCAGGGATGGGTTTGACCTTTTGATGTGGCTTCGAGAGAACCGTCCTAAGGTGAAAGTGGTCATGACCACGGCCTATGGATCTCCCTCGGTGAGGGCATTAGCCAAGCAAAAAGGGGCCGTGATGTATTTGGAAAAGCCGTTGGACCTTAAACAATTGATGGATATGGTAAGAGAGATTTTGGAACGCAAGGGGTTTTCCGTGGCCATCAAGGATATGGAGTTTACCGATTTGGTTCAATTTCTCTCCTTTGCTGGCAAGGCGGTAAGGGTTCAGGTGACCAACACCCTAGGGGAAGAGGGTGATATCGGCCTGGAAGGGGATGATGTCTTGTGGGTGCGAACGGGCTCTAAGGAAGGAGAGGAGGCCTTTTTTGAGATCGTGAGCTGGGAAGGAGGTGGATTTGAAGTAAAGCCTTTAGGAGAAGAAGAAATAGACGGAAGGGAATTAGACCTCTCCCTCTCTTATCTTCTTTTGGAAGGGGCGAGGAGAAAGGACGAAGATAGCCTTTCGGAGGTAGATGTAAAAGAGGAGCGGGAAGAGCCCGAAGACTATAAAGGAGGGCAGGTAAGGGCCAACTCCGTAAACGCAGTGTTGGAGGAATTTAAATGTGAGGTTCCAAACTTTATCGCGGCAGAGGTGGTCGGCATCGATGATGGGATACCCATTGTTGCCATATCCAGCGATCCAACGTTTGATCCAAACATAGCTGCTGCCTATTATGCCGAGGTGGTAAAGGCCAATGAGAAGGCCCTTAAAGCCCTCGAGAGGGGGCATAAGATTGAAGAGGTATTGTTGACCACTGATGAATTTTACCTCCTTTTACGGATCTTGCCAGATAATCGTTTCTATTTGGGTTTGGCCATTGCCAAAGAGGGCAATTTGGGCATGGCAAGGATGATCATGAAGAAATACGAAGACAGATTCATTGAGTCCTTGCCGGCGGATTAG
- the msbA gene encoding lipid A export permease/ATP-binding protein MsbA, producing the protein MKGKNIYLRVLKFVSPYWPRLLVAMICMGGVSAITAAFALLTKNVLDDVFINKDTFMLKILPLGLIGLGMLKGAFNFCQGYFMNYVGQRVVADIRERLYSHLQTLSLSFFDRTPTGVLMARITNDVASVQGAVSNAVTGMIKDFFTAAGLIGVIFYRDWQMAILAILVFPLATYPFIRFGRKLRKVSKRTLETMAHISTFLQETILGHRIVKAFNMEDYESRRFAEANERYLRYIMKRVKVRALSTPVMECLAYLGIGSFIWFGGYSVINGRMTVGDFFSFMTALALLYDPLKGLSKVNLLIQEGIAAAQRVFAVLDLKPEVTDAPDALPLASFSRKIEYRDVSFRYDDEMVLKRISFKVKAGEKVALVGSSGAGKTTLVNLLPRFYDATEGQILIDGVDIHKVTLKSLRDQIGVVAQQTLLFNDTVRSNIAYGRPDIPEEEVIMAAKMADAHDFIIRLPQGYDTIIGEQGVRLSGGQRQRISIARALLKNAPILILDEATSSLDTESEREVQGALDRLMEKRTVLVIAHRLSTVRNVDRTLVLSEGKIVEEGPHKELMAVGGEYKKLYELQFQDEDRPLREVV; encoded by the coding sequence ATGAAAGGAAAGAACATCTATCTGAGGGTATTAAAGTTTGTCTCTCCTTATTGGCCTCGGCTCCTGGTGGCCATGATATGTATGGGAGGGGTGTCCGCCATCACTGCCGCCTTTGCGCTGCTCACCAAAAACGTGTTGGATGATGTCTTCATCAACAAAGACACCTTCATGTTGAAGATCCTCCCCCTGGGGCTCATCGGTTTGGGGATGCTCAAGGGGGCCTTCAATTTCTGTCAGGGGTACTTCATGAATTATGTGGGGCAGAGGGTGGTGGCGGATATACGGGAGCGGCTCTATAGCCACCTGCAGACCCTATCCCTCTCCTTCTTTGACAGGACCCCTACGGGTGTGTTGATGGCGCGCATTACCAACGATGTGGCTTCTGTTCAGGGTGCCGTCTCCAATGCGGTGACAGGGATGATCAAAGATTTCTTTACCGCCGCTGGCTTGATAGGGGTTATCTTCTACCGGGATTGGCAGATGGCCATTCTGGCCATTCTGGTCTTTCCCTTGGCAACCTATCCCTTTATCAGGTTCGGGAGGAAGTTGCGCAAGGTCAGCAAAAGGACCCTGGAGACCATGGCCCACATCAGCACCTTCCTCCAGGAGACCATCTTAGGCCACAGGATTGTCAAGGCCTTCAACATGGAGGACTATGAGAGCAGGCGTTTCGCAGAGGCCAACGAGCGATACTTGCGATATATCATGAAGAGGGTAAAGGTGCGGGCACTCTCCACCCCAGTGATGGAGTGCCTGGCCTATCTGGGGATCGGGTCCTTTATTTGGTTCGGCGGATATAGCGTCATTAATGGGAGGATGACGGTGGGGGATTTCTTCTCCTTTATGACCGCCCTGGCCCTGCTCTACGATCCCTTGAAGGGTCTGAGCAAGGTCAATCTCCTCATCCAGGAGGGGATAGCGGCCGCCCAGCGGGTCTTTGCGGTCTTGGACCTAAAGCCAGAGGTGACCGACGCCCCGGATGCCCTGCCACTGGCGAGCTTCTCCCGGAAGATCGAATACAGGGACGTCTCGTTCCGCTATGATGATGAGATGGTCCTTAAGCGGATAAGCTTCAAGGTGAAGGCAGGGGAAAAGGTGGCCTTGGTGGGCTCCAGCGGGGCAGGGAAGACCACCTTGGTAAACCTCCTGCCCAGGTTCTACGACGCGACCGAGGGACAGATCCTGATCGATGGGGTGGACATTCATAAAGTGACCTTGAAGTCCCTGCGGGATCAGATTGGCGTGGTAGCCCAGCAGACCCTTTTATTCAATGACACCGTGCGGAGCAACATCGCCTACGGCAGACCAGACATCCCTGAGGAGGAGGTAATCATGGCGGCCAAAATGGCCGATGCACACGATTTCATTATCAGACTTCCCCAAGGATATGATACCATTATCGGCGAACAGGGAGTTAGGCTCTCCGGGGGGCAGAGGCAGAGGATCTCCATTGCCAGGGCATTGTTGAAGAACGCCCCGATTCTGATCCTCGACGAGGCTACCTCTTCCCTGGATACGGAGTCGGAGCGTGAGGTGCAGGGGGCCTTGGACAGACTTATGGAGAAGAGGACCGTCTTGGTCATTGCCCACCGTCTCTCAACGGTGAGAAATGTTGACAGGACCCTGGTCCTGTCTGAGGGGAAGATCGTGGAAGAGGGGCCCCATAAGGAGCTCATGGCCGTCGGTGGGGAGTACAAAAAGCTCTATGAACTCCAATTCCAGGATGAGGACCGGCCATTAAGGGAGGTGGTCTAG
- a CDS encoding tetratricopeptide repeat protein has translation MVKREEKIVVAKRRITKKKLKEPDEFITWGSRVVNYVLAHLRYIGLGILLVVVIILALFFWRQHLTASEEMAFTLLGRGISLYHQEEKVGEALQVFTEVIKDHPRIKAGEVALLYRGRCYMLQKDYDQAIADFELFLKRSSGTFLRTIALNALGNSYVAKGEHRRAIDCFQQVLSSGEEWLKPYVLLQMGMCWEKLGEGKKASHAYQESLKLSPPAPWATLARLRLKKLGEKTQYPSQKGDE, from the coding sequence GTGGTCAAAAGAGAGGAAAAGATAGTGGTTGCCAAAAGGAGGATTACGAAGAAGAAACTGAAGGAACCAGACGAATTTATCACCTGGGGCTCCAGGGTCGTGAACTATGTCCTAGCCCACTTAAGATACATAGGGCTGGGTATCCTTCTAGTAGTGGTGATAATCCTGGCCCTTTTCTTTTGGCGACAGCACCTGACGGCCAGCGAGGAGATGGCCTTCACCCTCTTAGGCAGGGGGATAAGCCTTTATCATCAAGAGGAAAAAGTTGGGGAAGCCCTTCAGGTCTTCACGGAGGTGATAAAGGACCATCCACGGATCAAGGCAGGAGAGGTAGCCCTCCTGTACCGAGGAAGGTGCTACATGCTCCAAAAAGACTATGATCAAGCCATCGCAGACTTCGAACTCTTTTTAAAAAGATCATCGGGGACTTTCTTGCGGACCATTGCCCTCAACGCCCTGGGGAACTCCTATGTGGCCAAAGGGGAACATCGGCGGGCCATAGATTGCTTCCAGCAGGTCCTGTCCTCGGGAGAGGAATGGCTTAAGCCATACGTTCTGCTACAAATGGGGATGTGTTGGGAGAAACTGGGTGAGGGGAAAAAGGCCTCCCACGCCTACCAAGAGTCCCTGAAACTGTCGCCCCCAGCCCCTTGGGCAACTTTAGCAAGGCTGAGGTTAAAGAAACTGGGAGAAAAAACTCAGTATCCCAGCCAAAAAGGAGATGAATAG
- a CDS encoding zinc ribbon domain-containing protein: protein MPLYEYRCQACGHTFETLRGLQERDKEVVCPQCGERKAERLLSAFSSVKGSSSSSSLSSCGTGKFT, encoded by the coding sequence ATGCCTCTCTATGAGTATCGATGCCAGGCCTGCGGCCATACCTTTGAGACCCTCAGAGGGCTCCAAGAGAGAGATAAAGAAGTGGTTTGTCCCCAATGCGGTGAAAGGAAGGCAGAGAGGCTCTTGTCTGCCTTTAGCTCGGTGAAAGGAAGTTCGTCTAGTTCAAGTCTTAGCTCATGTGGTACGGGAAAGTTTACCTGA
- the lpxK gene encoding tetraacyldisaccharide 4'-kinase has protein sequence MMKDPGKKRWGDYLFKERGRWGIVELLLFPFLIISWIYGLVVWIRTKFYQKGLQLPCKVISVGNITLGGTGKTPMVAYLAGELRKRGVKAGILSRGYKGLKERKGGVLSDGEKIYLTPAEAGDEPFMLAKMLSGVPLLVGKNRYAMGLYAHEKFGIDVLILDDGFQHLGIKRDLDIVLIDARSGFGNGCLFPRGPLREPLRGLRRASLFVLSKAEPSQPLGEIEGILRDLAPAVPLYHSRYKPIYLLEAASGKIFPPQFVHGKRILAFAGIADPEYFIYLLQGLGAAVVKEVRFPDHHNYAPKDLRMMREYIDKVEVFVTTEKDFVKLQKIPLDDLPLLILGIAQEILEAEAFYQTVLSALFLNSIIDI, from the coding sequence ATGATGAAGGATCCAGGCAAAAAGAGATGGGGGGATTATCTCTTTAAGGAGCGGGGCAGATGGGGGATTGTTGAGCTTCTCCTGTTCCCTTTCCTTATTATCTCTTGGATATACGGGCTGGTTGTCTGGATCAGGACAAAATTTTATCAGAAAGGACTGCAACTCCCCTGTAAGGTAATCAGTGTGGGGAACATAACCCTGGGGGGGACAGGAAAGACCCCTATGGTAGCCTATCTGGCCGGAGAGTTGCGAAAGAGAGGGGTAAAGGCTGGGATATTGAGCAGGGGATATAAGGGGCTCAAGGAGAGGAAGGGAGGAGTACTATCAGATGGGGAAAAGATATATCTGACCCCTGCTGAGGCAGGAGACGAGCCCTTTATGTTGGCCAAGATGTTGTCAGGGGTCCCCCTGTTGGTGGGTAAGAATAGATATGCGATGGGGCTGTACGCCCACGAAAAATTTGGGATTGATGTCTTGATACTCGATGATGGGTTTCAACATCTAGGGATCAAGCGGGATCTGGACATCGTCCTCATCGATGCACGCAGCGGTTTTGGCAATGGGTGTCTTTTCCCCAGAGGCCCCCTTCGGGAACCGTTACGGGGCCTTCGCCGCGCCTCCCTCTTTGTCCTCAGTAAGGCGGAACCCTCCCAACCTCTGGGGGAGATTGAGGGTATACTCCGTGACCTTGCCCCCGCGGTTCCCCTCTATCACAGTAGATACAAACCAATATATCTCTTGGAGGCGGCCTCAGGCAAGATATTCCCTCCCCAGTTTGTTCATGGGAAAAGAATTCTTGCCTTTGCGGGGATCGCTGATCCAGAGTACTTCATTTATTTATTGCAGGGGTTAGGGGCAGCGGTTGTGAAAGAGGTCCGTTTCCCCGATCATCACAATTATGCGCCCAAGGACTTGAGGATGATGCGTGAATATATAGATAAAGTGGAGGTATTCGTTACCACAGAGAAAGACTTTGTTAAGTTACAAAAGATCCCCTTAGATGATCTCCCCCTCCTTATCCTGGGTATTGCGCAGGAGATCTTGGAAGCAGAAGCATTTTATCAGACGGTACTCTCTGCCCTTTTTCTTAATTCTATTATTGATATTTGA
- a CDS encoding HAMP domain-containing histidine kinase, whose product MREPYILIVDERGKLLHADDEVWEVLGSPGSRGYDPKVDLCAQGLRVLLEESTGAIELGKKTYRFAKTAWKNKEGGDAYLIKIYPPEDELIKFFSALIHEFKNPLGAIRALAQSLEERFKFSFEQKDTIRAYTGRIIREIDRLNSLLASVKYVSRPLIKDMQEFDLAEVVKEAAELYQEELRQRGIRIEVSLGTEMVPFWGTPDDFHQILSNLIKNAEEALEGKRDGRITIALRCADDKVEVEVMDNGIGIDDEVLESIGRRPFATTKSCGMGMGLYVVETLLEKYEGDLSLSKGPRGCGTKAKVTILLKREPNSPLIKMGRPVDA is encoded by the coding sequence ATGAGGGAACCTTACATCTTGATCGTAGATGAGAGGGGAAAACTGCTACATGCCGACGATGAAGTGTGGGAAGTTCTTGGGTCACCCGGTTCGAGAGGCTATGACCCTAAAGTCGATCTCTGTGCGCAGGGGTTGAGGGTGTTGTTAGAGGAATCAACTGGGGCCATCGAACTAGGAAAAAAAACCTACCGCTTTGCGAAAACAGCGTGGAAGAATAAAGAAGGAGGAGATGCTTACCTCATCAAGATCTATCCCCCAGAAGACGAACTCATCAAATTTTTTTCCGCTCTTATCCATGAGTTCAAAAACCCACTAGGAGCCATAAGGGCCTTGGCCCAATCATTGGAGGAAAGATTTAAGTTTTCCTTCGAGCAGAAGGATACAATCAGGGCCTATACCGGGAGGATCATTAGAGAGATCGACCGTCTCAATTCTCTCCTCGCTTCGGTCAAATATGTCTCTCGTCCCCTGATAAAAGATATGCAAGAGTTTGATCTGGCAGAGGTGGTAAAGGAGGCAGCAGAACTCTATCAGGAGGAGTTACGGCAAAGAGGGATAAGGATTGAAGTTAGCTTGGGGACAGAGATGGTGCCTTTTTGGGGGACACCTGACGACTTCCATCAAATCCTTTCAAACCTCATCAAGAACGCCGAGGAGGCCCTGGAGGGGAAAAGGGATGGGAGGATAACGATCGCCCTTCGCTGTGCCGATGACAAGGTAGAGGTTGAGGTGATGGATAATGGGATTGGTATAGATGATGAGGTATTGGAAAGTATAGGGAGGAGACCGTTTGCCACCACTAAATCCTGCGGCATGGGGATGGGACTTTATGTGGTAGAGACCTTATTGGAAAAATACGAGGGGGATTTATCCTTGTCTAAGGGACCTCGCGGTTGTGGCACCAAGGCCAAAGTGACCATTTTGCTCAAGAGGGAACCAAATTCTCCCCTGATAAAGATGGGGAGGCCTGTAGATGCATAA
- a CDS encoding 3-deoxy-D-manno-octulosonic acid transferase, whose protein sequence is MTRLGYLFYNFVLIILCLCAFPFSLLKILLSKGDLHGERWGFYPQELLKKVEKRPYIWFHAASVGEVRVTLSVLGEMRKIYPHHGFLVSTTTAQGREIASQGPGVDAAILAPLDLPWIVRRTVQLIRPHAFLVTETELWPNLLREVKKARIPTILFNGRISRRSYRFYRPLRFLFQGVLRNFDVLCLRSSDDRERMMGLGADPQAIHVTGDLKFHQFFTVAGAEGEGLRQELRLAEGPPIFIAGSTHEGEEEMVLGVFKELKVDFPRLVLILAPRHLQRIPRVGGLLDSQGLRWLKRTMIDDKRQPEEVILLDTIGELAAIYGLGTVIFVGGSFCKVGGHNILEVFVHGKGVVFGPHMENFSEIAKLVLEKGAGIQVRTPEELKEVLKRLLDNPHLRQEMGERGLSLLQGHQGALERTMEIVGGLVKG, encoded by the coding sequence TTGACCAGATTGGGCTATCTCTTTTATAACTTTGTCCTCATCATCCTTTGTCTTTGTGCTTTTCCTTTTTCCCTGCTCAAGATCCTTCTCTCAAAAGGAGATCTCCACGGAGAACGTTGGGGATTCTATCCCCAGGAGCTCCTGAAGAAGGTTGAGAAAAGGCCTTATATCTGGTTTCACGCCGCTTCGGTGGGAGAAGTAAGGGTTACCCTCTCTGTCTTGGGGGAGATGAGAAAGATCTATCCCCACCATGGTTTTCTGGTCTCCACGACCACTGCTCAAGGTAGAGAGATCGCTTCCCAGGGCCCTGGGGTCGATGCGGCCATTTTGGCCCCCTTAGATCTGCCCTGGATAGTGAGAAGGACGGTGCAGCTCATCAGGCCCCATGCCTTCCTGGTGACGGAAACGGAATTATGGCCTAACCTCCTGAGAGAGGTAAAAAAGGCGAGGATACCCACAATACTCTTTAATGGGAGGATCTCTCGGCGTTCCTACAGGTTTTATCGCCCCCTGCGGTTCCTTTTCCAGGGGGTCTTGAGGAACTTTGACGTCCTTTGCCTCCGCTCCAGCGATGATAGGGAGCGGATGATGGGGCTGGGGGCAGACCCTCAGGCCATTCATGTTACCGGGGATCTCAAATTCCACCAGTTTTTCACTGTAGCTGGGGCCGAAGGGGAGGGGTTGAGGCAGGAGTTGAGGCTTGCCGAAGGGCCACCGATCTTTATCGCCGGCAGCACTCACGAGGGGGAGGAGGAGATGGTCTTGGGGGTTTTCAAGGAGTTAAAGGTAGATTTCCCCCGGCTTGTCTTGATCCTGGCCCCCAGACATCTGCAGAGGATCCCGCGGGTGGGAGGGCTTTTGGATTCACAGGGGCTTAGGTGGCTGAAGAGGACGATGATAGATGATAAGCGCCAACCAGAAGAAGTCATTTTGCTGGACACTATAGGGGAGCTGGCCGCCATCTATGGTCTGGGGACGGTCATATTTGTGGGGGGGAGTTTCTGTAAGGTAGGGGGGCACAACATCTTGGAGGTCTTTGTCCACGGCAAAGGGGTGGTCTTTGGCCCCCACATGGAGAACTTCAGCGAGATCGCCAAACTCGTGTTGGAGAAGGGAGCGGGGATACAGGTCAGGACCCCTGAGGAACTCAAGGAGGTCTTGAAGAGGCTCCTCGATAATCCCCACCTCAGGCAGGAGATGGGCGAGAGAGGTCTTTCCCTCCTCCAGGGACATCAAGGGGCCTTGGAGAGGACGATGGAGATAGTAGGGGGCCTTGTAAAGGGATGA
- a CDS encoding winged helix-turn-helix transcriptional regulator, which produces MELKDFAKEADLLKTLGHPIRLNILSVLLEEDACVKNIWGGLDIPQATVSQHLAILKNKRIVMAHREGVMVRYSVTDPRMRKIIEALKEEDEDASL; this is translated from the coding sequence ATGGAACTAAAAGATTTTGCCAAAGAGGCCGATTTGTTAAAGACCTTGGGACATCCTATACGCCTGAACATCCTGAGCGTTCTGTTGGAAGAGGATGCCTGCGTGAAGAACATCTGGGGGGGTCTCGACATCCCCCAGGCTACGGTCTCTCAGCACTTGGCGATCCTCAAGAACAAAAGGATCGTGATGGCTCACAGGGAAGGGGTAATGGTCCGTTATTCGGTAACAGATCCCAGGATGAGGAAGATCATTGAGGCGTTAAAGGAGGAGGATGAAGATGCCTCTCTATGA